A stretch of the Phyllopteryx taeniolatus isolate TA_2022b chromosome 5, UOR_Ptae_1.2, whole genome shotgun sequence genome encodes the following:
- the phrf1 gene encoding PHD and RING finger domain-containing protein 1 isoform X2, with amino-acid sequence MDDDDSPDEVTNRRVCSKRTVPRDISDSDDEVDGSEEDESAGSDEEEGDDDEDEEEEEGEENDEEYDEDEEDAEAEDGILGETSAAVTAMSSDEDADKCPICLNTFSNQPVATPENCEHYFCLDCILAWAKNANSCPVDRIAFNSISLRKSYGGKVQKIITVQKPLKEDVEVTVDLDLEQTNCEVCQGSDREDRLLLCDGCDAGYHMECLTPPLDTVPVEEWFCPECVANNNYSAFFIEGSTAEQNRSQSLPSTAQPTTSRSQSRAAGPTRAIARTQHSERVRANVNRHRITQARTSQFAPTYQIQSTWLDETINAVVAGLNTAVYVRDLTPHALTRRRRKTGTRRKVTKKKALSVKGKKGCSTRRRRKRKGRRTKSKRTLVGKKLATPQSRIANSLGLSKDKKNCSLPTVCRPSEHTLSSMRADIGAASLSIYGDPFDLDPFIDREEDEQEETVVSLLEAKRRGISHSAFRSHQPVARPVSAGLSRRSMDVPQTGGVVEATPVPDLLGSILSGQSLLLMDSSDVVISRDGSLKSSQSAASLSTLKSDLRERSSSEESNAMALPVVSGSLGECSSSDHYNRHQSGPTYSNMNRSLSQCSSLVPSDVNHIQPPHYPDLPPRGHLCFQLPLKNQSSPSFGIQITNGVSREGAPSSCKDSVPSSYSKNTLSSQSQPTKAPTKPMWVDVDILPRIPKIKRDAVNDGNRDTNKSNGSSPTGNNSGMPETALINFAGDKNRQQHVAQQSNTDRQPQNQGAGSSQAFSNSFSFSSSTFSPTPLCNSSVSSSSSSSISFRINASGNSWHSRRLSLSSSFASGSSTQGDRREKMDQAKKRKEHRDKQKLLASRTTAGNKQDFNIYDPFNPTMSDSSASDSEGESLGSSCHQFRAAPSSALTHYAAQSEQKLVGVKTETDESEASQEEPRDVETPSQVASCASGIFKVERKSMLVDTKTVNRAALSGIKVKKEPGKDMFAHDVKSSSGSETPVMISPVEHSLGHIKTEEEIGQSAISSKNAPNNKKFYSSGSCSITVKLKEEIKSDPKSPPRDLGHDKKTSFTAVPSKQQRSESDKGKTKDYLVSNQGDRQKKMDKDRERRSRSRERRKCSLSESSQSNSPKSAWKKRLQRSRSGSRSSSRERSRRKKQEQKSRERTDGNESGRERRRVSNDGTYGQSRSRSRSRGRYKDQRSGRSRSKSPSSPYKSRSKERRKECTHLRHEELKPQLKDKRRPRSRSSSRERRKVGGSFKSYPKNSESCFSSTKYHKDTKKENEVSLSSVKKEQIAEVKKEPTFAAEVKKEDDSEDNMATSSGIKKEIQVIKKVKKEEIQSIDMFQHSPITTHIKEEITHGMKKEPVEIEVCKMIKTEEACENSQIKAEPVSLDLPVTLPQTLSSLQEAPNHFQPDVKAPVDQANKIEWNVPMEHPPESDEDISMDMVLDSLDCVKQELTEDIGANIKQEVSREEGKTEAEQVPAASKVKIQGKRVTWNIQEPDGVQPGKSLSKLALYKRKLKQEAAHRPSSNTPGQDTSGPGSVSDSSKGDNATLPTGTGCQAYLKKLHMQERAVEEVKLAIKPFYQKRNITKEEYKEILRKAVQKVCHSKSGEINPVKVANLVKAYVHKYKHARKHQKSETEAIKVTDGH; translated from the exons ATGGATGATGATGACAGCCCAGATGAAGTGACAAACCGCCGTGTATGCAGCAAAAGAACTGTGCCACGGGACATTTCAG ACTCTGATGATGAGGTTGATGGGTCAGAAGAGGATGAATCAGCTGGCAGTGATGAAGAAGAGGGGGATGAcgatgaagatgaagaggaggaggagggagaagaGAATGATGAGGAATATG ATGAGGATGAAGAAGATGCTGAAGCTGAGGATGGCATATTAGGCGAGACCTCTGCAGCTGTCACAGCCATGAGCTCAGATGAGGATGCAGATAAATGCCCCATCTGCCTGAACACCTTCAGCAACCAACCTGTGGCGACACCGGAGAACTGTGAGCACTACTTTTGCCTCGACTGCATCCTTGCGTGGGCCAAG AATGCAAACTCATGCCCTGTGGACCGTATTGCTTTCAACAGCATTTCCCTCAGGAAGTCATATGGCGGCAAAGTGCAGAAAATT ATTACCGTGCAAAAACCATTGAAGGAAGATGTGGAGGTGACGGTGGATTTAGACTTGGAGCAGACCAATTGCGAGGTGTGTCAGGGTAGCGATCGAGAGGACCGTCTTCTGCTCTGTGATGGCTGTGACGCTGG CTACCACATGGAATGTCTCACACCACCTCTGGACACGGTTCCTGTTGAGGAATGGTTCTGTCCTGAATGTGTCGCTAATAACAACTACTCCG CATTCTTTATTGAAGGATCAACAGCAGAACAGAATCGAAGCCAAAGCCTCCCTTCTACTGCCCAGCCAACCACCAGTCGTTCCCAGTCCCGAGCTGCAGGTCCTACACGAGCCATCGCCCGCACTCAGCACAGTGAGCGGGTTCGAGCCAATGTGAATCGACATCGTATCACACAGGCACGCACATCGCAG TTTGCTCCAACATACCAGATCCAGTCTACTTGGCTGGACGAGACCATCAATGCAGTGGTTGCTGGGCTGAATACGGCTGTATATGTAAGGGACCTCACACCTCATGCACTAACCAGACGCCGGCGTAAGACTG GAACACGCCGAAAGGTCACAAAAAAGAAGGCGCTCTCTGTTAAGGGTAAAAAAGGTTGTTCAACTAGACGCAGGAGGAAACGTAAAGGGAGGAGGACCAAATCCAAAAGGACACTG GTGGGTAAAAAGTTAGCTACTCCTCAGAGTCGCATTGCCAATAGTCTCGGACTGTCGAAGGACAAGAAGAACTGTTCACTTCCTACAGTGTGTCGACCCTCAGAGCACACGCTAAGCAGCATGCGAGCTGATATAGGCGCTGCATCCCTTTCAATCTATGGGGATCCTTTTGACCTGGATCCTTTTATTGATCG tgaaGAGGATGAGCAAGAAGAAACGGTTGTGTCATTGTTGGAGGCAAAGAGACGAGGGATATCTCATTCTGCTTTTCGCTCTCACCAGCCTGTTGCTCGACCTGTCAGTGCGGGTCTGTCAAG GCGGAGTATGGATGTTCCCCAAACTGGAGGTGTTGTGGAGGCAACGCCAGTGCCCGACCTGCTTGGTAGTATTCTTTCAGGGCAAAGCCTGCTCTTGATGGACAGCTCTGATGTTGTCATTAGTCGTGATGGTTCTCTTAAATCCTCTCAATCAG CAGCAAGTTTGTCTACCTTGAAGTCAGATTTAAGAGAGCGCAGTAGCTCTGAGGAATCCAATGCTATGGCCCTGCCAGTGGTTTCAGGCAGCCTAGGAGAATGTTCTTCGTCCGATCACTACAACAGACATCAATCAGGACCTACCTACAGCAACATGAACAGATCTCTCTCCCAGTGCTCCTCTCTGGTACCCTCAGATGTCAACCATATCCAGCCACCTCACTATCCGGATTTGCCACCTAGAGGTCATTTGTGTTTCCAGCTGCCTCTTAAAAACCAATCCTCACCATCCTTTGGCATCCAGATAACCAATGGAGTCTCCAGGGAAGGCGCCCCCTCCTCATGTAAGGACTCTGTCCCAAGCTCCTATAGCAAAAACACACTTTCATCACAATCTCAACCTACCAAAGCACCTACAAAGCCCATGTGGGTGGACGTGGACATCCTCCCAAGGATACCGAAAATAAAACGAGATGCTGTAAATGATGGTAACAGGGACACTAATAAAAGCAATGGTAGTTCTCCCACGGGTAATAATTCTGGCATGCCTGAGACAGCCTTGATCAACTTTGCAGGGGACAAAAACAGACAGCAACATGTTGCCCAACAAAGCAACACTGACCGCCAGCCTCAAAATCAGGGAGCTGGGTCCTCTCAAGCCTTCTCCAACTCcttctctttttcctcctccactTTCTCTCCTACACCGCTGTGCAATTCCTCAGTatcttcctcatcttcatcatccatAAGCTTCCGCATTAATGCCAGCGGGAACTCATGGCATTCACGACGGCTCAGCCTCTCATCGTCATTTGCTAGTGGAAGCAGCACACAGGGTGACAGGAGAGAGAAAATGGATCAGGCAAAGAAGAGAAAAGAGCACAGAGATAAACAGAAGCTGTTGGCATCACGCACAACTGCAGGTAACAAACAAGACTTCAATATCTATGACCCCTTTAATCCAACTATGTCAGACTCAAGCGCTTCCGACAGTGAAGGTGAGAGCTTGGGCAGCAGCTGTCACCAATTTCGTGCAGCTCCTAGTTCAGCGTTGACTCATTATGCAGCACAAAGTGAGCAGAAGCTGGTTGGAGTGAAAACTGAAACGGATGAGAGTGAAGCCTCACAAGAAGAACCAAGAGACGTAGAGACTCCATCACAGGTGGCCAGTTGCGCTTCAGGAATTTTTAAAGttgaaagaaaatcaatgttGGTGGACACAAAGACTGTAAACCGAGCAGCACTGAGTGGCATCAAAGTAAAGAAGGAGCCAGGAAAAGACATGTTTGCACACGATGTGAAAAGTTCTTCTGGTTCAGAGACACCAGTCATGATTTCACCTGTTGAACACAGCCTGGGCCATATAAAGACAGAGGAGGAAATTGGTCAGAGTGCCATTAGTTCTAAAAATGcccccaacaacaaaaaattttaTTCTTCAGGCTCATGTTCTATCACGGTAAAATTGAAGGAAGAAATCAAATCTGATCCCAAGTCTCCTCCAAGAGATTTGGGCCACGACAAGAAAACCTCCTTCACAGCAGTTCCATCTAAACAACAACGCTCAGAATCTGACAAAGGCAAGACGAAGGACTATCTTGTCTCGAACCAGGGGGACCGgcagaagaaaatggacaaaGACAGAGAAAGGCGCTCAAGGTCACGAGAGAGAAGAAAATGTTCATTGTCAGAAAGTTCTCAGTCCAATTCTCCCAAAAGTGCTTGGAAAAAGAGACTGCAGAGATCGAG GTCTGGCTCCAGGTCGAGCAGCAGAGAGCGTTcaaggaggaaaaaacaagaacaaaagagCCGGGAAAGAACTGATGGTAACGAAAGTGGCCGGGAGAGAAGAAGGGTGTCCAATGATGGGACATATGGCCAGTCTCGGTCCAGATCACGGTCCAGAGGTAGATACAAGGACCAGCGAAGTGGACGCTCTCGCTCTAAATCCCCGTCATCACCATACAAGTCCAGATCcaaggaaagaaggaaagagTGCACTCACTTGCGGCATGAAGAACTGAAGCCTCAACTGAAAGACAAGAGGAGACCCCGGTCTAGGTCAAGTTCAAGAGAGCGAAGGAAAGTCGGTGGTTCATTCAAAAGTTACCCCAAAAATTCAGAGTCCTGTTTTTCATCCACAAAATATCACAAGGACACTAAAAAAGAGAATGAAGTCTCCCTAAGCTCTGTAAAAAAGGAACAAATTGCTGAAGTAAAAAAAGAACCTACCTTTGCTGCAGAAGTTAAAAAGGAAGATGACAGTGAAGATAATATGGCCACTTCTTCAGGAATTAAGAAGGAAATACAAGTCATTAAAAAGGTGAAGAAAGAAGAGATACAATCTATAGATATGTTTCAACATTCTCCCatcaccacacacataaaggaAGAGATCACCCATGGAATGAAAAAAGAGCCCGTTGAGATAGAAGTGTGTAAAATGATCAAGACGGAAGAAGcttgtgaaaacagtcaaataaaAGCAGAGCCAGTGTCCTTAGACTTGCCAGTCACCTTGCCTCAAACCTTAAGCAGTCTCCAGGAGGCACCTAACCACTTTCAGCCTGATGTCAAGGCCCCAGTGGACCAGGCAAACAAAATTGAGTGGAACGTCCCCATGGAGCACCCCCCAGAATCTGATGAGGACATCTCTATGGATATGGTGCTTGACAGCCTTGACTGTGTGAAGCAAGAACTCACCGAGGACATTGGTGCCAATatcaaacaggaagtcagcagAGAGGAAGGGAAGACTGAGGCCGAACAGGTGCCGGCTGCATCAAAAGTTAAGATTCAAGGGAAGCGGGTGACCTGGAATATACAAGAGCCTGATGGAGTGCAACCAGGCAAGTCTTTGAGCA AGCTGGCTTTGTATAAACGAAAGCTGAAGCAGGAGGCAGCTCACAGACCCTCATCTAATACCCCTGGCCAA GACACAAGTGGACCTGGTTCAGTCAGTGATTCATCCAAGGGAGACAATGCTACTCTCCCGACCGGCACTGGCTGTCAGGCGTATTTAAAGAAGCTTCATATGCAGGAGAGAGCTGTTGAAGAGGTCAAACTAGCCATCAAACCTTTCTACCAGAAGAGAAACATCACCAAGGAGGAATATAAAGAGATTTTACGCAAAGCTGTGCAGAAG GTGTGCCACAGCAAGAGTGGGGAAATTAACCCAGTGAAGGTGGCCAATCTGGTCAAGGCTTATGTTCACAAGTACAAACATGCTCGGAAACACCAGAAATCTGAGACTGAGGCCATAAAGGTGACTGACGGCCACTGA
- the phrf1 gene encoding PHD and RING finger domain-containing protein 1 isoform X1, whose protein sequence is MDDDDSPDEVTNRRVCSKRTVPRDISDSDDEVDGSEEDESAGSDEEEGDDDEDEEEEEGEENDEEYDEDEEDAEAEDGILGETSAAVTAMSSDEDADKCPICLNTFSNQPVATPENCEHYFCLDCILAWAKNANSCPVDRIAFNSISLRKSYGGKVQKIITVQKPLKEDVEVTVDLDLEQTNCEVCQGSDREDRLLLCDGCDAGYHMECLTPPLDTVPVEEWFCPECVANNNYSAFFIEGSTAEQNRSQSLPSTAQPTTSRSQSRAAGPTRAIARTQHSERVRANVNRHRITQARTSQFAPTYQIQSTWLDETINAVVAGLNTAVYVRDLTPHALTRRRRKTGTRRKVTKKKALSVKGKKGCSTRRRRKRKGRRTKSKRTLVGKKLATPQSRIANSLGLSKDKKNCSLPTVCRPSEHTLSSMRADIGAASLSIYGDPFDLDPFIDREEDEQEETVVSLLEAKRRGISHSAFRSHQPVARPVSAGLSSRRSMDVPQTGGVVEATPVPDLLGSILSGQSLLLMDSSDVVISRDGSLKSSQSAASLSTLKSDLRERSSSEESNAMALPVVSGSLGECSSSDHYNRHQSGPTYSNMNRSLSQCSSLVPSDVNHIQPPHYPDLPPRGHLCFQLPLKNQSSPSFGIQITNGVSREGAPSSCKDSVPSSYSKNTLSSQSQPTKAPTKPMWVDVDILPRIPKIKRDAVNDGNRDTNKSNGSSPTGNNSGMPETALINFAGDKNRQQHVAQQSNTDRQPQNQGAGSSQAFSNSFSFSSSTFSPTPLCNSSVSSSSSSSISFRINASGNSWHSRRLSLSSSFASGSSTQGDRREKMDQAKKRKEHRDKQKLLASRTTAGNKQDFNIYDPFNPTMSDSSASDSEGESLGSSCHQFRAAPSSALTHYAAQSEQKLVGVKTETDESEASQEEPRDVETPSQVASCASGIFKVERKSMLVDTKTVNRAALSGIKVKKEPGKDMFAHDVKSSSGSETPVMISPVEHSLGHIKTEEEIGQSAISSKNAPNNKKFYSSGSCSITVKLKEEIKSDPKSPPRDLGHDKKTSFTAVPSKQQRSESDKGKTKDYLVSNQGDRQKKMDKDRERRSRSRERRKCSLSESSQSNSPKSAWKKRLQRSRSGSRSSSRERSRRKKQEQKSRERTDGNESGRERRRVSNDGTYGQSRSRSRSRGRYKDQRSGRSRSKSPSSPYKSRSKERRKECTHLRHEELKPQLKDKRRPRSRSSSRERRKVGGSFKSYPKNSESCFSSTKYHKDTKKENEVSLSSVKKEQIAEVKKEPTFAAEVKKEDDSEDNMATSSGIKKEIQVIKKVKKEEIQSIDMFQHSPITTHIKEEITHGMKKEPVEIEVCKMIKTEEACENSQIKAEPVSLDLPVTLPQTLSSLQEAPNHFQPDVKAPVDQANKIEWNVPMEHPPESDEDISMDMVLDSLDCVKQELTEDIGANIKQEVSREEGKTEAEQVPAASKVKIQGKRVTWNIQEPDGVQPGKSLSKLALYKRKLKQEAAHRPSSNTPGQDTSGPGSVSDSSKGDNATLPTGTGCQAYLKKLHMQERAVEEVKLAIKPFYQKRNITKEEYKEILRKAVQKVCHSKSGEINPVKVANLVKAYVHKYKHARKHQKSETEAIKVTDGH, encoded by the exons ATGGATGATGATGACAGCCCAGATGAAGTGACAAACCGCCGTGTATGCAGCAAAAGAACTGTGCCACGGGACATTTCAG ACTCTGATGATGAGGTTGATGGGTCAGAAGAGGATGAATCAGCTGGCAGTGATGAAGAAGAGGGGGATGAcgatgaagatgaagaggaggaggagggagaagaGAATGATGAGGAATATG ATGAGGATGAAGAAGATGCTGAAGCTGAGGATGGCATATTAGGCGAGACCTCTGCAGCTGTCACAGCCATGAGCTCAGATGAGGATGCAGATAAATGCCCCATCTGCCTGAACACCTTCAGCAACCAACCTGTGGCGACACCGGAGAACTGTGAGCACTACTTTTGCCTCGACTGCATCCTTGCGTGGGCCAAG AATGCAAACTCATGCCCTGTGGACCGTATTGCTTTCAACAGCATTTCCCTCAGGAAGTCATATGGCGGCAAAGTGCAGAAAATT ATTACCGTGCAAAAACCATTGAAGGAAGATGTGGAGGTGACGGTGGATTTAGACTTGGAGCAGACCAATTGCGAGGTGTGTCAGGGTAGCGATCGAGAGGACCGTCTTCTGCTCTGTGATGGCTGTGACGCTGG CTACCACATGGAATGTCTCACACCACCTCTGGACACGGTTCCTGTTGAGGAATGGTTCTGTCCTGAATGTGTCGCTAATAACAACTACTCCG CATTCTTTATTGAAGGATCAACAGCAGAACAGAATCGAAGCCAAAGCCTCCCTTCTACTGCCCAGCCAACCACCAGTCGTTCCCAGTCCCGAGCTGCAGGTCCTACACGAGCCATCGCCCGCACTCAGCACAGTGAGCGGGTTCGAGCCAATGTGAATCGACATCGTATCACACAGGCACGCACATCGCAG TTTGCTCCAACATACCAGATCCAGTCTACTTGGCTGGACGAGACCATCAATGCAGTGGTTGCTGGGCTGAATACGGCTGTATATGTAAGGGACCTCACACCTCATGCACTAACCAGACGCCGGCGTAAGACTG GAACACGCCGAAAGGTCACAAAAAAGAAGGCGCTCTCTGTTAAGGGTAAAAAAGGTTGTTCAACTAGACGCAGGAGGAAACGTAAAGGGAGGAGGACCAAATCCAAAAGGACACTG GTGGGTAAAAAGTTAGCTACTCCTCAGAGTCGCATTGCCAATAGTCTCGGACTGTCGAAGGACAAGAAGAACTGTTCACTTCCTACAGTGTGTCGACCCTCAGAGCACACGCTAAGCAGCATGCGAGCTGATATAGGCGCTGCATCCCTTTCAATCTATGGGGATCCTTTTGACCTGGATCCTTTTATTGATCG tgaaGAGGATGAGCAAGAAGAAACGGTTGTGTCATTGTTGGAGGCAAAGAGACGAGGGATATCTCATTCTGCTTTTCGCTCTCACCAGCCTGTTGCTCGACCTGTCAGTGCGGGTCTGTCAAG CAGGCGGAGTATGGATGTTCCCCAAACTGGAGGTGTTGTGGAGGCAACGCCAGTGCCCGACCTGCTTGGTAGTATTCTTTCAGGGCAAAGCCTGCTCTTGATGGACAGCTCTGATGTTGTCATTAGTCGTGATGGTTCTCTTAAATCCTCTCAATCAG CAGCAAGTTTGTCTACCTTGAAGTCAGATTTAAGAGAGCGCAGTAGCTCTGAGGAATCCAATGCTATGGCCCTGCCAGTGGTTTCAGGCAGCCTAGGAGAATGTTCTTCGTCCGATCACTACAACAGACATCAATCAGGACCTACCTACAGCAACATGAACAGATCTCTCTCCCAGTGCTCCTCTCTGGTACCCTCAGATGTCAACCATATCCAGCCACCTCACTATCCGGATTTGCCACCTAGAGGTCATTTGTGTTTCCAGCTGCCTCTTAAAAACCAATCCTCACCATCCTTTGGCATCCAGATAACCAATGGAGTCTCCAGGGAAGGCGCCCCCTCCTCATGTAAGGACTCTGTCCCAAGCTCCTATAGCAAAAACACACTTTCATCACAATCTCAACCTACCAAAGCACCTACAAAGCCCATGTGGGTGGACGTGGACATCCTCCCAAGGATACCGAAAATAAAACGAGATGCTGTAAATGATGGTAACAGGGACACTAATAAAAGCAATGGTAGTTCTCCCACGGGTAATAATTCTGGCATGCCTGAGACAGCCTTGATCAACTTTGCAGGGGACAAAAACAGACAGCAACATGTTGCCCAACAAAGCAACACTGACCGCCAGCCTCAAAATCAGGGAGCTGGGTCCTCTCAAGCCTTCTCCAACTCcttctctttttcctcctccactTTCTCTCCTACACCGCTGTGCAATTCCTCAGTatcttcctcatcttcatcatccatAAGCTTCCGCATTAATGCCAGCGGGAACTCATGGCATTCACGACGGCTCAGCCTCTCATCGTCATTTGCTAGTGGAAGCAGCACACAGGGTGACAGGAGAGAGAAAATGGATCAGGCAAAGAAGAGAAAAGAGCACAGAGATAAACAGAAGCTGTTGGCATCACGCACAACTGCAGGTAACAAACAAGACTTCAATATCTATGACCCCTTTAATCCAACTATGTCAGACTCAAGCGCTTCCGACAGTGAAGGTGAGAGCTTGGGCAGCAGCTGTCACCAATTTCGTGCAGCTCCTAGTTCAGCGTTGACTCATTATGCAGCACAAAGTGAGCAGAAGCTGGTTGGAGTGAAAACTGAAACGGATGAGAGTGAAGCCTCACAAGAAGAACCAAGAGACGTAGAGACTCCATCACAGGTGGCCAGTTGCGCTTCAGGAATTTTTAAAGttgaaagaaaatcaatgttGGTGGACACAAAGACTGTAAACCGAGCAGCACTGAGTGGCATCAAAGTAAAGAAGGAGCCAGGAAAAGACATGTTTGCACACGATGTGAAAAGTTCTTCTGGTTCAGAGACACCAGTCATGATTTCACCTGTTGAACACAGCCTGGGCCATATAAAGACAGAGGAGGAAATTGGTCAGAGTGCCATTAGTTCTAAAAATGcccccaacaacaaaaaattttaTTCTTCAGGCTCATGTTCTATCACGGTAAAATTGAAGGAAGAAATCAAATCTGATCCCAAGTCTCCTCCAAGAGATTTGGGCCACGACAAGAAAACCTCCTTCACAGCAGTTCCATCTAAACAACAACGCTCAGAATCTGACAAAGGCAAGACGAAGGACTATCTTGTCTCGAACCAGGGGGACCGgcagaagaaaatggacaaaGACAGAGAAAGGCGCTCAAGGTCACGAGAGAGAAGAAAATGTTCATTGTCAGAAAGTTCTCAGTCCAATTCTCCCAAAAGTGCTTGGAAAAAGAGACTGCAGAGATCGAG GTCTGGCTCCAGGTCGAGCAGCAGAGAGCGTTcaaggaggaaaaaacaagaacaaaagagCCGGGAAAGAACTGATGGTAACGAAAGTGGCCGGGAGAGAAGAAGGGTGTCCAATGATGGGACATATGGCCAGTCTCGGTCCAGATCACGGTCCAGAGGTAGATACAAGGACCAGCGAAGTGGACGCTCTCGCTCTAAATCCCCGTCATCACCATACAAGTCCAGATCcaaggaaagaaggaaagagTGCACTCACTTGCGGCATGAAGAACTGAAGCCTCAACTGAAAGACAAGAGGAGACCCCGGTCTAGGTCAAGTTCAAGAGAGCGAAGGAAAGTCGGTGGTTCATTCAAAAGTTACCCCAAAAATTCAGAGTCCTGTTTTTCATCCACAAAATATCACAAGGACACTAAAAAAGAGAATGAAGTCTCCCTAAGCTCTGTAAAAAAGGAACAAATTGCTGAAGTAAAAAAAGAACCTACCTTTGCTGCAGAAGTTAAAAAGGAAGATGACAGTGAAGATAATATGGCCACTTCTTCAGGAATTAAGAAGGAAATACAAGTCATTAAAAAGGTGAAGAAAGAAGAGATACAATCTATAGATATGTTTCAACATTCTCCCatcaccacacacataaaggaAGAGATCACCCATGGAATGAAAAAAGAGCCCGTTGAGATAGAAGTGTGTAAAATGATCAAGACGGAAGAAGcttgtgaaaacagtcaaataaaAGCAGAGCCAGTGTCCTTAGACTTGCCAGTCACCTTGCCTCAAACCTTAAGCAGTCTCCAGGAGGCACCTAACCACTTTCAGCCTGATGTCAAGGCCCCAGTGGACCAGGCAAACAAAATTGAGTGGAACGTCCCCATGGAGCACCCCCCAGAATCTGATGAGGACATCTCTATGGATATGGTGCTTGACAGCCTTGACTGTGTGAAGCAAGAACTCACCGAGGACATTGGTGCCAATatcaaacaggaagtcagcagAGAGGAAGGGAAGACTGAGGCCGAACAGGTGCCGGCTGCATCAAAAGTTAAGATTCAAGGGAAGCGGGTGACCTGGAATATACAAGAGCCTGATGGAGTGCAACCAGGCAAGTCTTTGAGCA AGCTGGCTTTGTATAAACGAAAGCTGAAGCAGGAGGCAGCTCACAGACCCTCATCTAATACCCCTGGCCAA GACACAAGTGGACCTGGTTCAGTCAGTGATTCATCCAAGGGAGACAATGCTACTCTCCCGACCGGCACTGGCTGTCAGGCGTATTTAAAGAAGCTTCATATGCAGGAGAGAGCTGTTGAAGAGGTCAAACTAGCCATCAAACCTTTCTACCAGAAGAGAAACATCACCAAGGAGGAATATAAAGAGATTTTACGCAAAGCTGTGCAGAAG GTGTGCCACAGCAAGAGTGGGGAAATTAACCCAGTGAAGGTGGCCAATCTGGTCAAGGCTTATGTTCACAAGTACAAACATGCTCGGAAACACCAGAAATCTGAGACTGAGGCCATAAAGGTGACTGACGGCCACTGA